One window from the genome of Rhodopseudomonas sp. P2A-2r encodes:
- a CDS encoding FUSC family protein codes for MTAILKRALALLQSRKVELGLGIRVTAAAFSALAVATALGLKLPLWAVLTSIIVTQMSVGRSLKATRDYLVGTIGGAIYGGAVAILIPHSGEGALLAVLVLAVAPLAFIAAINPSLNVATVTAIIVLLLPTMNHGTPLESAIDRVLEVAVGAVTGLLVSFLVLPSRAHSQIRIAAANVLELMAAALKELLAGLTRGLDNDELHRLQDGIGRSLTGLNDIGAEAERERAAHLSSGPDTGPLLRTVLRLRHDLVILGRATLVPLPYALQIRLAAPLARVSDAITTYLRSVAVTLRSGKGAPAMWPVLAALQGYSAEIAAVRSEGLTRGIPGDVAERFFALGFALEQMRQDLKDLERCVSDWSEASPAAKGIAAD; via the coding sequence ATGACCGCAATATTGAAACGCGCGCTTGCGCTGCTGCAGTCCCGCAAGGTCGAACTGGGGCTCGGCATCCGCGTGACCGCCGCGGCGTTCAGCGCGCTGGCGGTGGCCACCGCGCTCGGCCTCAAGCTGCCGCTATGGGCGGTGCTGACTTCGATCATCGTGACGCAGATGAGCGTCGGCCGCTCGCTGAAGGCGACGCGCGATTACCTGGTCGGCACCATCGGCGGTGCGATCTATGGCGGCGCGGTGGCCATTCTCATCCCGCACAGCGGCGAAGGCGCGCTGCTCGCGGTCCTGGTGCTGGCGGTGGCGCCACTGGCCTTCATCGCCGCCATCAATCCCAGCCTCAACGTCGCCACCGTCACCGCCATCATCGTGCTGCTGCTGCCGACCATGAACCACGGCACGCCGCTGGAATCGGCCATCGATCGCGTGCTGGAAGTGGCGGTCGGCGCCGTCACCGGCCTGCTGGTATCGTTCCTGGTGCTGCCGTCGCGGGCGCACAGCCAGATCCGCATCGCCGCTGCGAACGTGCTCGAACTGATGGCCGCAGCGTTGAAGGAATTGCTCGCGGGACTGACACGCGGGCTGGACAACGACGAATTGCATCGCCTGCAGGATGGCATCGGCAGGTCGCTGACCGGGCTCAACGACATTGGCGCCGAGGCCGAGCGCGAACGCGCCGCGCATCTGTCGTCCGGTCCCGACACCGGGCCGCTGCTGCGCACCGTGCTGCGGCTGCGCCACGACCTGGTGATTCTCGGCCGCGCCACGCTGGTGCCGCTGCCCTACGCATTGCAGATCCGGCTCGCCGCGCCGCTGGCCAGGGTCAGCGACGCCATCACCACCTATCTGCGCAGCGTCGCCGTGACCTTGCGCAGCGGCAAGGGCGCGCCGGCGATGTGGCCGGTGCTGGCCGCGCTGCAGGGCTACAGCGCGGAAATTGCCGCAGTGCGCAGCGAAGGGCTGACCCGCGGCATTCCCGGCGACGTGGCCGAACGATTCTTCGCGCTTGGCTTTGCGTTGGAGCAGATGCGGCAGGATCTGAAGGATCTGGAACGCTGTGTCTCCGACTGGAGCGAGGCTTCGCCGGCCGCGAAAGGCATCGCGGCGGACTGA
- a CDS encoding DUF2867 domain-containing protein produces the protein MSVQAIAPPADARTFLPGAQFADAFTLTVRDPALDARGAAQRLFGTSPGWVRALLVLRDAIVAPFGITTSQTAARAPVDRVGMFPVVSDTPQRLVAGFNDVHLDFRVLVDVAPAQGGTRITVTTVVLTHNWLGRCYLTVILPFHRLVARAALSQAAG, from the coding sequence ATGTCCGTCCAAGCTATCGCGCCTCCCGCCGATGCCCGCACCTTTCTGCCGGGCGCGCAGTTTGCCGATGCCTTTACCCTCACGGTGAGAGATCCGGCGCTCGACGCGCGCGGCGCGGCGCAGCGCCTGTTCGGGACATCGCCGGGCTGGGTGCGCGCGCTTCTGGTTCTACGCGACGCCATCGTTGCGCCGTTCGGCATCACAACGTCGCAGACCGCTGCCCGGGCCCCCGTCGACCGCGTCGGCATGTTCCCGGTGGTCTCGGACACCCCGCAGCGTCTGGTCGCCGGCTTCAACGACGTCCATCTCGATTTTCGCGTGCTGGTCGATGTGGCGCCGGCGCAGGGCGGCACCCGTATCACCGTCACCACCGTGGTACTGACCCACAATTGGCTCGGCCGCTGCTATCTGACTGTGATCTTGCCGTTCCATCGGCTGGTCGCGCGCGCCGCGCTGAGTCAGGCGGCCGGCTGA
- the fabA gene encoding 3-hydroxyacyl-[acyl-carrier-protein] dehydratase FabA, whose translation MVQERRSSYEYEDLLACGRGELFGAGNAQLPLPPMLMFDRITEITDTGGEFGKGLIRAELDVNPDLWFFACHFKGDPVMPGCLGLDAMWQMVGFFLGWSGGIGPGRALGLGELKFSGQVLPNIKKVVYTIDVKRVMRSKLWLGIADGSLSADGEVIYRAKDLKVGLFKQ comes from the coding sequence ATGGTTCAGGAACGACGCAGCAGCTACGAATACGAGGATCTGCTGGCGTGCGGTCGCGGCGAATTGTTCGGGGCCGGCAATGCGCAGCTGCCGCTGCCGCCGATGCTGATGTTCGACCGCATCACCGAGATCACCGACACCGGCGGCGAATTCGGCAAGGGGCTGATCCGCGCCGAACTCGACGTCAATCCGGACCTTTGGTTCTTTGCCTGCCACTTCAAGGGCGATCCGGTGATGCCGGGCTGCCTCGGCCTCGATGCCATGTGGCAGATGGTCGGCTTCTTCCTCGGCTGGTCCGGCGGGATCGGGCCCGGCCGCGCGCTGGGGCTCGGCGAGCTGAAGTTTTCCGGCCAGGTGCTGCCGAACATCAAGAAGGTCGTCTACACCATCGACGTCAAACGGGTGATGCGTTCAAAATTGTGGCTTGGCATTGCCGACGGCTCGCTTTCCGCCGATGGCGAGGTTATCTATCGCGCCAAGGATCTGAAGGTCGGCCTGTTCAAGCAATAG
- the irrA gene encoding iron response transcriptional regulator IrrA produces MSDSSSSTNDDVANVAAIGHGRQPALTGCPWHDVNEMLQSVGLRPTRQRMALGWLLFGKGARHLTAEMLYEEATLAKVPVSLATVYNTLNQLTDSGLLRQVSVDGTKTYFDTNVTAHHHYYLENNHELVDIADSNLVLQSMPEVPEGYEISRIDMVVRLRKKR; encoded by the coding sequence ATGAGTGACAGCTCTTCGAGCACGAATGATGACGTCGCCAATGTTGCGGCGATCGGTCATGGTCGCCAGCCCGCGCTGACCGGCTGTCCGTGGCATGACGTCAACGAAATGCTGCAGTCGGTGGGCTTGCGCCCTACCCGGCAGCGCATGGCGCTGGGCTGGTTGCTGTTCGGCAAGGGCGCGCGCCATCTGACCGCGGAAATGCTCTACGAGGAAGCCACCCTCGCGAAGGTCCCGGTGTCCCTGGCCACGGTGTACAACACCCTGAACCAGCTCACCGATTCCGGCCTGCTGCGGCAGGTCAGCGTCGACGGCACCAAGACCTATTTCGACACCAACGTCACCGCGCACCACCATTATTACCTCGAGAACAACCACGAGCTGGTCGATATCGCCGACTCGAACCTGGTGCTGCAGTCGATGCCCGAAGTGCCCGAGGGCTACGAGATCAGCCGCATCGACATGGTCGTCCGGCTGCGCAAGAAGCGCTGA
- a CDS encoding MmgE/PrpD family protein, which yields MADETATLAAYVADLKFDDIPDEVLARAKVLTLDFLGSAIRARREAESTPALLKMLQVLALDGDGGSTVFGDSKTWTPAVAALLNGALGHSLDFDDTHADSSLHPSAPVVPAAFAVGEMVNASGRDVLTAIVAGYEVCCRLGNALDPTSHYARGFHPTATAGTYGAAAAAAKLFGLSKDQITSAFGVSGSQAAGSLQFLVNGAWNKRYQVGAAAMNGVFAATLAKNDFVGATESVEGKHGLLVGYSNNAHPEKATAGLGTVYETMKIGVKPYPSCRYTHAAIDALIAMRREHNLTPDQVKRVEIGLHRNGITLTGDAATKRHPTSIVGGQFSMFFTGALALEQGSFGWDDYTKLGDAAINTLADRFDVVQDARLEGKVHPFGARVSITTEDGVHERIYADPSGEPNSFPDAAAMQQKFLQLARPVLNGGAEKFSDAILTLERYDRVSTATALGR from the coding sequence ATGGCCGATGAAACCGCAACGCTCGCCGCCTATGTCGCCGACCTGAAATTCGATGATATTCCGGATGAGGTGCTGGCGCGCGCCAAGGTGCTGACGCTGGATTTCCTCGGCAGTGCGATTCGCGCCCGGCGCGAGGCGGAATCGACGCCGGCATTGCTGAAGATGCTGCAGGTCCTGGCGCTCGACGGCGACGGCGGCTCCACGGTGTTCGGCGACAGCAAGACCTGGACGCCGGCAGTCGCTGCCCTGCTGAACGGTGCGCTCGGCCATTCGCTCGACTTCGACGACACCCACGCGGATTCCTCGCTGCATCCCAGCGCGCCGGTGGTGCCCGCCGCCTTTGCGGTCGGCGAGATGGTCAATGCCTCCGGCCGCGACGTGCTCACCGCCATCGTCGCCGGCTATGAAGTGTGCTGCCGGCTCGGCAATGCGCTCGATCCCACCTCGCATTACGCGCGCGGCTTCCATCCCACCGCCACTGCCGGCACCTATGGTGCGGCGGCCGCCGCCGCCAAACTGTTCGGCCTGTCGAAAGACCAGATCACCTCGGCCTTCGGCGTGTCCGGCAGCCAGGCCGCGGGCTCGCTGCAATTCCTGGTCAACGGCGCCTGGAACAAGCGCTACCAGGTCGGCGCCGCCGCCATGAACGGCGTGTTTGCAGCGACTTTGGCGAAGAACGATTTTGTCGGCGCCACCGAATCGGTGGAAGGCAAGCACGGTCTGCTGGTCGGCTACAGCAACAACGCCCATCCGGAGAAAGCCACCGCCGGTCTCGGCACGGTCTACGAGACCATGAAGATCGGCGTGAAACCCTATCCGAGCTGCCGCTACACCCATGCGGCCATCGATGCCCTGATCGCCATGCGCCGCGAACACAATCTGACGCCGGATCAGGTCAAGCGCGTCGAGATCGGCCTGCACCGCAACGGCATCACGCTCACCGGCGACGCCGCCACCAAGCGGCATCCGACTTCCATCGTCGGCGGCCAGTTCTCCATGTTCTTCACCGGCGCGCTGGCGCTGGAGCAGGGTAGTTTCGGCTGGGACGACTATACGAAACTCGGCGATGCCGCGATCAATACGCTGGCCGATCGTTTCGACGTGGTGCAGGACGCCCGCCTCGAGGGCAAGGTGCATCCGTTCGGCGCCCGCGTCAGCATCACCACCGAGGACGGCGTGCACGAGCGGATCTATGCCGATCCGTCCGGCGAGCCGAACTCGTTCCCCGACGCCGCAGCGATGCAGCAGAAGTTCCTGCAGCTGGCGCGCCCGGTGCTGAACGGCGGGGCCGAGAAATTCTCCGACGCGATTTTGACGCTGGAACGTTACGACCGCGTCAGCACGGCGACGGCGCTGGGACGATAG
- a CDS encoding helix-turn-helix domain-containing protein, with protein sequence MTSFPMIDLALKAGTVALLLLLTTLLLRDSRGVAGRLAAALALGAAAHAVSAGFVAPVAAWRAPLIALSTGNVVVLWLFTRALFDDGFALRRWHALPWAAMVALSLVDCLLLVPDHLRLAQVLGTALNIAALGFIALAVAQAVSSWRADLVEGRRRLRLAVVVAATAYGAINAVMQLAWFGRAGADMATTVNAALLAAVVAGMALALTRIDGRDLFAAPAMPRSVADAPREIRSDLADAADQKMLAALNRLMTNDRIYRHENVTIGSLATRLAVPEYKLRRLINQRLGHRNFNVFLNDHRIAEVKAALADPTQAAVPVITIAMDAGFQSLGPFNRAFKAATGLTPTDYRRRHAVPAPPPTPLQLKENFRIG encoded by the coding sequence ATGACGTCATTTCCGATGATTGATCTCGCGCTGAAGGCCGGCACGGTGGCGCTGCTGCTGTTGCTGACCACGCTGCTGCTGCGCGACAGCCGCGGCGTGGCCGGACGGCTGGCGGCCGCGCTGGCACTGGGCGCCGCGGCCCATGCGGTCAGTGCAGGATTTGTTGCGCCGGTTGCCGCATGGCGCGCACCGCTGATCGCGCTGTCCACCGGCAACGTCGTGGTGCTGTGGCTGTTCACACGGGCGCTGTTCGACGACGGCTTCGCGCTGCGAAGGTGGCATGCGCTGCCATGGGCGGCGATGGTCGCGCTCAGCCTGGTCGACTGCCTGCTGCTGGTGCCCGACCATCTCCGGCTCGCACAGGTACTTGGCACCGCACTGAACATCGCCGCGCTGGGCTTCATCGCGCTGGCAGTGGCGCAGGCCGTCTCCTCCTGGCGGGCCGACCTGGTCGAAGGCCGTCGCCGGCTGCGACTGGCCGTCGTGGTCGCGGCCACCGCCTATGGCGCCATCAATGCCGTCATGCAGCTCGCCTGGTTCGGTCGCGCCGGCGCCGACATGGCCACGACCGTCAACGCCGCACTGCTCGCCGCAGTTGTCGCCGGCATGGCCCTGGCACTGACGCGGATCGATGGCCGCGACCTGTTCGCCGCGCCGGCGATGCCGCGATCGGTTGCCGATGCGCCGCGGGAGATTCGCAGCGACCTCGCCGACGCCGCCGATCAAAAGATGCTCGCAGCATTGAACCGGCTGATGACCAATGACCGCATCTATCGCCACGAGAACGTCACCATCGGATCGCTGGCCACCCGGCTCGCCGTGCCCGAATACAAATTGCGGCGGCTGATCAACCAGCGACTGGGCCACCGCAACTTCAATGTCTTTCTCAACGACCACCGCATCGCCGAAGTGAAGGCCGCACTGGCCGACCCGACCCAGGCCGCGGTGCCGGTCATCACCATCGCCATGGATGCCGGCTTTCAGTCGCTGGGACCGTTCAACCGCGCGTTTAAGGCCGCGACAGGACTGACCCCCACCGACTATCGCCGCCGCCATGCGGTCCCCGCGCCACCGCCCACACCATTGCAATTGAAAGAGAATTTCAGAATCGGCTAG
- a CDS encoding SH3 domain-containing protein, with amino-acid sequence MALKRVVVSVLLATAMAGASIEPGFAARDTSKDTNVGASGLPVPRYVSLKSDHVNVRAGPTKDNDVAWVYTKIGLPVEITAEYENWRRVRDSEGAEGWVYHSLLSGRRTAVVTMKNKDDLASIYDSPDPKSAVAARLQAGVVAQVKRCNNGWCRVIGTGFDGWIEQQRLWGVYADEKVD; translated from the coding sequence ATGGCGTTGAAGCGTGTGGTGGTGTCGGTCTTGCTCGCAACTGCGATGGCGGGCGCCTCGATCGAACCGGGATTTGCGGCCAGGGATACGTCCAAGGACACCAATGTCGGCGCCAGCGGCCTGCCCGTGCCGCGCTATGTCAGCCTGAAGTCCGACCACGTCAACGTCCGCGCCGGTCCGACCAAGGACAACGACGTGGCTTGGGTCTACACCAAGATCGGCCTTCCCGTGGAAATCACCGCCGAATACGAGAACTGGCGCCGGGTCCGCGATTCCGAGGGCGCCGAGGGCTGGGTCTATCACTCGCTGCTGTCCGGCCGCCGCACCGCAGTGGTCACCATGAAGAACAAGGACGATCTGGCGTCGATCTACGACAGCCCCGACCCCAAGAGCGCGGTGGCGGCCCGGCTGCAGGCCGGCGTGGTGGCGCAGGTCAAGCGCTGCAACAACGGCTGGTGCCGGGTGATCGGTACCGGTTTCGACGGCTGGATCGAGCAGCAGCGGCTGTGGGGCGTCTATGCCGACGAGAAGGTGGATTGA
- a CDS encoding DUF1330 domain-containing protein — MSKAYWIVRVSVRDEARYPDYLAAARPAFEKFGARFIVRGGAFEAMEGNARERNVVVEFADRATATACYRSPEYEAAKAIRQKYAEADFIIIDGA, encoded by the coding sequence ATGTCGAAAGCCTACTGGATCGTCCGCGTTTCCGTGCGCGACGAGGCCCGCTATCCGGATTATCTCGCCGCGGCTAGGCCGGCGTTCGAGAAATTCGGCGCGCGTTTCATCGTGCGCGGCGGCGCCTTCGAGGCAATGGAGGGCAATGCGCGTGAGCGCAACGTGGTGGTCGAATTCGCCGACCGCGCCACTGCAACGGCCTGCTATCGCAGCCCGGAATACGAGGCGGCGAAAGCGATCCGGCAAAAATATGCCGAGGCCGATTTCATCATCATCGACGGGGCGTAG
- the fabB gene encoding beta-ketoacyl-ACP synthase I, which produces MRRVVVTGMGIVSSIGNNTQEVLASLHEAKSGITRADKYAELGFRSQVQGAPTLDPSGVIDRRAMRFLGEGAAWNHVAMEQALQDSGLEQSDISNERTGIIMGSGGPSARTIVEAADITRTKGPKRVGPFAVPKAMSSTASATLATWFKIKGVNYSISSACATSNHCIGNGYEMIQWGKQDIVFAGGCEELDWSLSVLFDAMGAMSSKYNDTPSTASRPYDVSRDGFVIAGGAGVVVLEEYEHAKARGAKIYGEIIGYGATSDGYDMVAPSGEGAERCMKMALATTGGIKIDYINPHATSTPAGDPPEMEAIRKVFGTGEKCPPISATKALTGHSLGATGVQEAIYSLLMMQNGFICESGNITELDPVFADMPIVRKRIDNVKVGTVLSNSFGFGGTNATLVFKRMDA; this is translated from the coding sequence ATGAGGCGGGTTGTCGTCACGGGGATGGGCATTGTCTCATCTATCGGAAACAACACTCAGGAAGTGCTTGCGAGCCTCCATGAGGCAAAGTCGGGCATCACGCGCGCCGACAAATATGCGGAGCTCGGCTTCCGCTCGCAGGTGCAGGGCGCGCCGACGCTCGATCCCTCGGGGGTCATCGACCGCCGCGCGATGCGCTTCCTCGGTGAGGGCGCGGCGTGGAATCACGTCGCCATGGAGCAGGCGCTGCAGGATTCCGGGCTGGAACAGTCGGATATCTCCAACGAACGCACCGGCATCATCATGGGCTCCGGCGGCCCTTCCGCGCGGACCATCGTGGAAGCTGCCGACATCACCCGCACCAAGGGCCCCAAGCGCGTCGGTCCGTTCGCGGTGCCGAAGGCGATGTCGTCGACGGCCTCCGCGACGCTCGCCACCTGGTTCAAGATCAAGGGCGTCAACTATTCGATCTCCTCGGCCTGCGCGACCTCGAACCATTGCATCGGCAACGGCTACGAGATGATCCAGTGGGGCAAGCAGGACATCGTGTTCGCCGGCGGCTGCGAGGAACTCGACTGGTCGCTGTCGGTGCTGTTCGACGCCATGGGCGCCATGTCGTCGAAGTACAACGACACGCCGTCCACCGCCTCGCGTCCCTATGACGTCAGCCGCGACGGCTTTGTCATCGCCGGCGGCGCCGGCGTGGTGGTTCTCGAGGAGTACGAGCACGCCAAGGCGCGCGGCGCCAAGATCTACGGCGAGATCATCGGCTATGGCGCCACGTCCGACGGCTACGACATGGTGGCTCCCTCCGGCGAAGGCGCCGAGCGCTGCATGAAGATGGCGCTGGCCACCACCGGCGGCATAAAGATCGACTACATCAACCCGCACGCCACCTCGACTCCGGCCGGCGATCCGCCGGAAATGGAGGCCATCCGCAAGGTGTTCGGCACCGGCGAGAAGTGCCCGCCGATCTCCGCCACCAAGGCGCTGACCGGCCATTCGCTGGGCGCAACCGGCGTGCAGGAGGCGATCTATTCGCTCCTGATGATGCAGAACGGCTTCATCTGCGAGAGCGGCAACATCACCGAGCTCGATCCGGTGTTCGCCGACATGCCGATCGTGCGCAAGCGCATCGACAATGTGAAGGTCGGCACCGTGCTGTCGAACTCGTTCGGCTTCGGCGGCACCAATGCCACGCTGGTCTTCAAGCGCATGGATGCGTGA
- the fabI gene encoding enoyl-ACP reductase FabI: MQGLMHGKRGLIMGVANDHSIAWGIAKTLAAHGAELAFSYQGEALGKRVKPLAESLKSDLVLSCDVEDIDSVDAMFATLKEKWGKLDFVVHAIGFSDKNELKGRYADTTRANFSRTMVISVFSFTEVAKRAAEMMPDGGSMITLTFGGSTRVMPNYNVMGVAKAALEASVRYLASDFGRQGIRVNAISAGPVRTLAGSGIGDARAMFAFQQKHSPLGRGVTLDELGGSALYFLSDLSGGVTGETHFVDSGYNTISMPHPDALKADATE; the protein is encoded by the coding sequence ATGCAGGGACTGATGCACGGCAAGCGCGGGCTGATCATGGGCGTCGCCAACGATCATTCGATCGCTTGGGGAATCGCCAAGACGCTGGCGGCGCACGGCGCCGAGCTGGCGTTCAGCTACCAGGGCGAGGCGCTCGGCAAGCGGGTCAAGCCGCTGGCGGAATCGCTGAAGTCGGATCTGGTGCTGTCCTGCGACGTCGAGGACATCGACAGCGTCGATGCCATGTTCGCGACGCTGAAGGAGAAGTGGGGCAAGCTCGACTTCGTGGTCCACGCCATCGGCTTCTCCGACAAGAACGAATTGAAGGGCCGCTACGCCGACACCACGCGCGCCAACTTCTCGCGCACCATGGTGATCTCCGTGTTCTCCTTCACCGAGGTGGCAAAACGCGCCGCCGAGATGATGCCGGACGGCGGATCGATGATCACCCTGACCTTCGGCGGCTCGACCCGGGTGATGCCGAACTACAATGTGATGGGCGTTGCCAAGGCCGCGCTCGAAGCATCGGTGCGCTACCTCGCCTCCGACTTCGGCCGCCAGGGCATTCGCGTCAATGCGATTTCCGCCGGCCCGGTGCGCACGCTGGCCGGTTCCGGCATCGGCGATGCCCGCGCCATGTTCGCATTCCAGCAGAAGCATTCGCCGCTCGGCCGCGGCGTCACGCTGGACGAACTCGGCGGCTCGGCGCTGTATTTCCTGTCGGATCTCTCCGGCGGCGTCACCGGCGAGACCCACTTCGTGGATTCCGGCTACAACACCATCTCGATGCCGCATCCCGATGCGCTGAAGGCCGACGCGACGGAGTAA
- a CDS encoding LysR family transcriptional regulator has product MDLAELRIFRAVVREGGVTRAAERLHRVQSNVTTRVRQLEDDLGTPLFVREGKRLHLTPAGQTLLGYADRLLALADEARDAVQDPRPRGMFRLGAMESTAAVRLPGPLNEFHRLYPDVQLELRIGNPQTLAKGILAGDLDAAFVAEPIAAAPFDRVHAFDEEPVIVSAAGHPPIGRKDGAPRAVLVFENGCPHRKRLEDWYAKRGEMPERTIELGSYHAMLGCVVAGMGIALLPESVLSTFPEGKRLTVHRLPVGENRAETVLIWRKGAASPNVQALHRVLVDSRPAAPVRAKRKA; this is encoded by the coding sequence ATGGATCTGGCCGAACTGCGCATCTTCCGCGCCGTGGTGCGCGAGGGTGGTGTCACCCGCGCGGCCGAGCGGCTGCATCGCGTGCAGTCCAACGTGACGACAAGGGTGCGTCAGCTCGAGGACGATCTCGGCACGCCGTTGTTCGTGCGCGAGGGCAAGCGGCTGCACCTGACGCCGGCGGGCCAGACACTGCTCGGCTATGCCGACCGGCTGCTGGCGCTGGCCGACGAGGCGCGCGATGCGGTGCAGGATCCGCGGCCGCGCGGCATGTTTCGCCTCGGCGCCATGGAGAGCACCGCCGCCGTGCGGCTGCCCGGGCCGTTGAACGAATTCCACCGCCTCTATCCCGACGTGCAGCTCGAGCTGCGCATCGGCAATCCGCAAACGCTGGCCAAGGGAATTCTCGCCGGCGACCTCGACGCCGCCTTCGTTGCCGAGCCGATCGCCGCGGCGCCATTCGATCGCGTGCATGCCTTCGACGAGGAGCCGGTGATCGTGTCGGCGGCGGGCCATCCGCCGATCGGCCGGAAAGACGGCGCACCGCGCGCGGTGCTGGTGTTCGAGAACGGCTGCCCGCATCGCAAGCGGCTGGAGGACTGGTATGCGAAGCGCGGCGAGATGCCAGAGCGCACCATCGAACTCGGCTCCTATCACGCCATGCTCGGCTGCGTGGTCGCAGGCATGGGCATCGCGCTGCTGCCGGAGAGCGTGCTGTCGACCTTTCCCGAAGGCAAGCGGCTCACCGTGCACCGGCTGCCGGTCGGCGAGAACCGCGCCGAGACGGTGCTCATCTGGCGCAAGGGCGCCGCCTCGCCGAACGTGCAGGCGCTGCACAGGGTGCTGGTGGACTCCCGCCCGGCCGCTCCTGTGCGCGCGAAACGCAAGGCGTAG